One segment of Zonotrichia albicollis isolate bZonAlb1 chromosome 4, bZonAlb1.hap1, whole genome shotgun sequence DNA contains the following:
- the CHRM2 gene encoding muscarinic acetylcholine receptor M2 isoform X2 → MNNSTYINSSSENVMALESRYKTVEVVFIVLVAGSLSLVTIIGNILVMVSIKVNRHLQTVNNYFLFSLACADLIIGIFSMNLYTLYTVIGYWPLGPVVCDLWLALDYVVSNASVMNLLIISFDRYFCVTKPLTYPVKRTTKMAGMMIAAAWVLSFILWAPAILFWQFIVGGRTVPDGDCYIQFFSNPAVTFGTAIAAFYLPVIIMTVLYWQISRASKSRIKKGKKEAAQNQETVSPSLVQGKIVKPNNNNIPTSGDGLEHSKIQNGKTSEETVTNNCVQGEKESSNDSTSISAVASNLKEDEATKDARQASASQDHVKAENSKLTCIRIVTKSQKGDCCAPTNTTVEIVGTNGEEKQNSVARKIVKMTKQPAKKKPPPSREKKVTRTILAILLAFIITWTPYNVMVLINSFCTSCIPGTVWTLGYWLCYINSTVNPACYALCNATFKKTFKDLLMCHYKNIGATR, encoded by the coding sequence ATGAATAACTCAACGTACATAAACTCTTCCTCTGAAAATGTGATGGCCTTGGAGAGCCGCTATAAAACTGTCGAGGTGGTGTTCATCGTCCTGGTGGCAGGGTCCCTCAGCCTCGTCACCATAATTGGGAACATCCTGGTCATGGTGTCCATCAAAGTCAACAGGCACCTCCAGACTGTCAACAATTATTTCCTGTTCAGCCTGGCCTGCGCTGACTTGATCATCGGCATCTTCTCCATGAACCTGTACACCCTGTACACTGTGATAGGCTACTGGCCCTTGGGGCCCGTGGTGTGTGACCTCTGGCTGGCTCTGGACTATGTGGTCAGCAACGCCTCAGTAATGAACCTGCTCATTATCAGCTTTGACAGGTACTTTTGTGTCACCAAGCCCCTGACATATCCCGTGAAGCGGACCACGAAGATGGCCGGCATGATGATCGCAGCCGCCTGGGTGCTGTCCTTCATCCTCTGGGCTCCTGCAATTCTCTTCTGGCAATTCATTGTGGGAGGAAGGACTGTCCCAGATGGGGACTGCTACATTCAGTTTTTTTCCAACCCTGCTGTCACTTTTGGCACTGCCATTGCAGCCTTCTACCTGCCTGTTATCATCATGACTGTCCTTTACTGGCAAATCTCCCGAGCCAGTAAGAGTCggataaagaaaggaaaaaaggaagctgCCCAAAACCAAGAAACAGTTTCCCCCAGCCTTGTCCAAGGTAAAATAGTGAAACCAAACAATAACAATATCCCAACCAGCGGGGATGGGTTGGAGCACAGCAAAATTCAGAATGGAAAAACCAGTGAAGAGACTGTGACCAATAACTGTGTTCAAGGGGAGAAGGAGAGCTCCAACGACTCTACCTCCATCAGTGCGGTCGCTTCCAACTTGAAAGAGGATGAAGCTACAAAAGATGCCAGGCAGGCTTCTGCCTCCCAAGACCATGTCAAAGCAGAGAACTCCAAGCTGACATGCATCAGGATAGTCACCAAGTCCCAAAAGGGGGACTGCTGTGCCCCTACCAACACCACCGTGGAGATTGTAGGCACGAACGGGGAGGAGAAGCAGAACAGTGTGGCCCGGAaaatcgtcaagatgacaaagcaGCCAGCCAAAAAGAAACCACCCCCTTCTAGAGAGAAAAAGGTGACAAGGACGATTCTGGCCATCCTCCTGGCCTTCATCATCACCTGGACCCCATACAATGTGATGGTGCTCATCAACAGCTTCTGCACATCCTGCATCCCCGGCACCGTGTGGACCCTGGGTTACTGGCTCTGTTACATCAACAGCACCGTCAACCCCGCCTGCTACGCGCTCTGCAATGCCACCTTCAAGAAGACCTTTAAGGACCTTCTCATGTGTCATTACAAGAATATAGGAGCTACAAGGTAA
- the CHRM2 gene encoding muscarinic acetylcholine receptor M2 isoform X1 — MNNSTYINSSSENVMALESRYKTVEVVFIVLVAGSLSLVTIIGNILVMVSIKVNRHLQTVNNYFLFSLACADLIIGIFSMNLYTLYTVIGYWPLGPVVCDLWLALDYVVSNASVMNLLIISFDRYFCVTKPLTYPVKRTTKMAGMMIAAAWVLSFILWAPAILFWQFIVGGRTVPDGDCYIQFFSNPAVTFGTAIAAFYLPVIIMTVLYWQISRASKSRIKKGKKEAAQNQETVSPSLVQGKIVKPNNNNIPTSGDGLEHSKIQNGKTSEETVTNNCVQGEKESSNDSTSISAVASNLKEDEATKDARQASASQDHVKAENSKLTCIRIVTKSQKGDCCAPTNTTVEIVGTNGEEKQNSVARKIVKMTKQPAKKKPPPSREKKVTRTILAILLAFIITWTPYNVMVLINSFCTSCIPGTVWTLGYWLCYINSTVNPACYALCNATFKKTFKDLLMCHYKNIGATRFHFPPE; from the exons ATGAATAACTCAACGTACATAAACTCTTCCTCTGAAAATGTGATGGCCTTGGAGAGCCGCTATAAAACTGTCGAGGTGGTGTTCATCGTCCTGGTGGCAGGGTCCCTCAGCCTCGTCACCATAATTGGGAACATCCTGGTCATGGTGTCCATCAAAGTCAACAGGCACCTCCAGACTGTCAACAATTATTTCCTGTTCAGCCTGGCCTGCGCTGACTTGATCATCGGCATCTTCTCCATGAACCTGTACACCCTGTACACTGTGATAGGCTACTGGCCCTTGGGGCCCGTGGTGTGTGACCTCTGGCTGGCTCTGGACTATGTGGTCAGCAACGCCTCAGTAATGAACCTGCTCATTATCAGCTTTGACAGGTACTTTTGTGTCACCAAGCCCCTGACATATCCCGTGAAGCGGACCACGAAGATGGCCGGCATGATGATCGCAGCCGCCTGGGTGCTGTCCTTCATCCTCTGGGCTCCTGCAATTCTCTTCTGGCAATTCATTGTGGGAGGAAGGACTGTCCCAGATGGGGACTGCTACATTCAGTTTTTTTCCAACCCTGCTGTCACTTTTGGCACTGCCATTGCAGCCTTCTACCTGCCTGTTATCATCATGACTGTCCTTTACTGGCAAATCTCCCGAGCCAGTAAGAGTCggataaagaaaggaaaaaaggaagctgCCCAAAACCAAGAAACAGTTTCCCCCAGCCTTGTCCAAGGTAAAATAGTGAAACCAAACAATAACAATATCCCAACCAGCGGGGATGGGTTGGAGCACAGCAAAATTCAGAATGGAAAAACCAGTGAAGAGACTGTGACCAATAACTGTGTTCAAGGGGAGAAGGAGAGCTCCAACGACTCTACCTCCATCAGTGCGGTCGCTTCCAACTTGAAAGAGGATGAAGCTACAAAAGATGCCAGGCAGGCTTCTGCCTCCCAAGACCATGTCAAAGCAGAGAACTCCAAGCTGACATGCATCAGGATAGTCACCAAGTCCCAAAAGGGGGACTGCTGTGCCCCTACCAACACCACCGTGGAGATTGTAGGCACGAACGGGGAGGAGAAGCAGAACAGTGTGGCCCGGAaaatcgtcaagatgacaaagcaGCCAGCCAAAAAGAAACCACCCCCTTCTAGAGAGAAAAAGGTGACAAGGACGATTCTGGCCATCCTCCTGGCCTTCATCATCACCTGGACCCCATACAATGTGATGGTGCTCATCAACAGCTTCTGCACATCCTGCATCCCCGGCACCGTGTGGACCCTGGGTTACTGGCTCTGTTACATCAACAGCACCGTCAACCCCGCCTGCTACGCGCTCTGCAATGCCACCTTCAAGAAGACCTTTAAGGACCTTCTCATGTGTCATTACAAGAATATAGGAGCTACAAG GTTTCACTTCCCTCCTGAGTGA